In a single window of the Rhizobiaceae bacterium genome:
- the clpA gene encoding ATP-dependent Clp protease ATP-binding subunit ClpA, protein MPAFSQGLEKALHQALTIANERHHEYATLEHLLLALIDDPDAAAVMRACNVDLEELRQTVLNYIETELDNLVTGYDEDSKPTAGFQRVIQRAVIHVQSSGREEVSGANVLVAIFAERESHAAYFLQEQQMTRYDAVNYISHGIAKRPGSSERRTPRGAEEEQPEQSNEEETSKGKKQQDALTAYCVNLNQKARSGKIDPLIGRASEINRTIQVLCRRSKNNPLYVGDPGVGKTAIAEGLAKRIVEGDVPEVLRNATIFALDMGTLLAGTRYRGDFEERLKQVVKELEEYPGAVLFIDEIHTVIGAGATSGGAMDASNLLKPALSSGAIRCIGSTTYKEFRQFFEKDRALVRRFQKIDVNEPSIEDAIEIMKGLKPYFEEFHKVKYTSEAIKGSVELSARYISDRKLPDKAIDVIDETGASQMLLPEGKRKKTIGIKEIEATIATMARIPPKTVSADDEQVLAGLETELRRVVYGQDTAITALASSIKLARAGLREPEKPIGCYLFSGPTGVGKTEVAKQLAASLGVELLRFDMSEYMERHTVSRLIGAPPGYVGFDQGGLLTDGVDQHPHCVLLLDEVEKAHPDLFNILLQVMDHGKLTDHNGKSIDFRNVILIMTTNAGASDLAKAAIGFGSSKREGDDMDAINRLFSPEFRNRLDAIIPFGSLPVPVVHQVVQKFVMQLEAQLSERGVTFDLSQEAIEWLADKGYDERMGARPLARVIQEHIKKPLAEEVLFGKLKKGGTVRVTVEKKETGETGLKLESIADEIPVKPKKEEVEQAPRKKAVRKPAAKKAASPKAKDSGGKKRSLVPQLPRKS, encoded by the coding sequence ATGCCCGCATTCTCCCAGGGGCTTGAAAAGGCGCTTCATCAGGCGCTGACGATCGCCAATGAACGCCATCACGAATACGCGACGCTGGAGCATCTGTTGCTTGCGCTCATCGACGATCCGGACGCGGCCGCCGTCATGCGTGCCTGCAATGTCGATCTCGAAGAACTGCGCCAGACGGTCCTGAACTACATCGAAACCGAGCTGGACAATCTCGTCACCGGATATGACGAGGACTCCAAGCCGACCGCCGGTTTCCAGCGCGTGATCCAGCGCGCGGTCATTCATGTGCAGTCCTCGGGTCGGGAAGAAGTGTCGGGCGCCAACGTGCTCGTTGCCATCTTCGCCGAGCGCGAGAGCCATGCCGCCTATTTCCTCCAGGAACAGCAGATGACCCGCTACGACGCGGTGAACTACATCTCGCACGGCATCGCCAAGCGCCCCGGCTCGTCCGAGCGCCGCACCCCGCGCGGTGCGGAGGAGGAGCAGCCGGAACAGAGCAATGAGGAAGAGACCAGCAAGGGCAAGAAGCAGCAGGACGCGCTGACGGCCTATTGCGTCAACCTCAACCAGAAGGCCCGTTCCGGGAAGATCGATCCGCTGATCGGACGGGCGTCGGAAATCAACCGGACGATTCAGGTTCTGTGCCGGCGCTCGAAGAACAATCCGCTTTATGTCGGCGATCCCGGCGTGGGCAAGACCGCGATTGCCGAAGGTCTGGCCAAGCGCATCGTCGAGGGCGATGTCCCGGAAGTTCTGAGGAACGCCACGATCTTCGCGCTCGACATGGGAACGCTGCTTGCCGGGACACGCTATCGCGGCGATTTCGAGGAAAGGCTCAAGCAGGTCGTCAAGGAGCTTGAGGAATATCCGGGCGCGGTGCTCTTCATCGATGAAATCCACACGGTGATCGGCGCGGGCGCCACATCGGGCGGTGCGATGGATGCGTCGAACCTGCTCAAGCCGGCGCTTTCGTCCGGCGCGATCCGCTGCATCGGCTCGACCACCTACAAGGAGTTCCGCCAGTTCTTCGAGAAGGATCGCGCGCTTGTGCGCCGGTTCCAGAAGATCGATGTCAACGAGCCGTCAATCGAGGACGCAATCGAGATCATGAAGGGGCTGAAGCCCTATTTCGAGGAGTTCCACAAGGTCAAGTACACGAGCGAGGCGATCAAGGGATCGGTCGAATTGTCGGCCCGCTATATCAGCGACCGCAAGCTGCCCGACAAGGCCATCGACGTGATCGACGAGACCGGCGCGTCCCAGATGCTGCTGCCCGAAGGCAAGCGCAAGAAGACCATCGGCATCAAGGAGATCGAGGCGACCATCGCTACGATGGCCCGCATTCCGCCGAAGACGGTTTCCGCGGACGACGAGCAGGTGCTAGCTGGTCTGGAAACGGAGCTGCGCCGCGTGGTCTATGGTCAGGATACCGCGATCACCGCGCTGGCCTCGTCCATCAAGCTCGCCCGCGCCGGATTGCGCGAGCCGGAAAAGCCGATCGGCTGCTATCTTTTCTCCGGTCCGACGGGCGTCGGCAAGACGGAGGTTGCCAAGCAGTTGGCTGCCTCGCTGGGTGTCGAGCTACTGCGCTTCGACATGTCCGAGTACATGGAGCGGCACACGGTCTCGCGGCTCATCGGTGCGCCTCCCGGCTATGTCGGGTTCGACCAGGGCGGCCTGTTGACCGACGGCGTCGATCAGCATCCGCACTGCGTGCTGTTGCTTGACGAGGTGGAGAAAGCACATCCGGACCTGTTCAACATTCTGTTGCAGGTCATGGATCACGGCAAGCTGACCGATCACAACGGCAAGTCGATCGACTTCCGCAATGTGATTCTCATCATGACGACCAATGCGGGCGCGTCGGATCTTGCGAAGGCGGCCATCGGCTTCGGGTCGTCGAAGCGTGAAGGCGACGACATGGACGCGATCAACCGCCTGTTCTCGCCGGAGTTCCGCAACCGTCTGGATGCGATCATCCCGTTCGGGTCCTTGCCCGTTCCTGTCGTGCATCAGGTTGTGCAGAAGTTCGTCATGCAACTCGAAGCCCAGCTTTCGGAGCGCGGCGTCACTTTCGATCTGTCTCAGGAGGCAATCGAATGGCTGGCCGACAAGGGCTATGACGAGCGCATGGGCGCGCGGCCTCTGGCCCGGGTCATTCAGGAGCACATCAAGAAGCCGCTTGCGGAAGAGGTGCTCTTCGGAAAGCTCAAGAAGGGCGGCACTGTTCGCGTCACGGTCGAGAAGAAGGAAACCGGCGAGACGGGCCTCAAGCTCGAAAGCATCGCGGACGAGATTCCGGTCAAGCCGAAGAAGGAAGAGGTGGAGCAGGCGCCACGAAAGAAGGCCGTTCGCAAGCCTGCCGCAAAGAAGGCAGCTTCGCCAAAGGCCAAGGACAGCGGCGGCAAGAAGCGCAGCCTCGTTCCGCAGCTTCCGCGCAAATCCTGA
- the clpS gene encoding ATP-dependent Clp protease adapter ClpS, with amino-acid sequence MQDDERRSGGSGRGTAVITRTKTRTRKPSLYRVLILNDDYTPMEFVIVVLERFFQKDRETATRIMLHVHNHGVGECGVYTFEVAETKVAQVMDFARQNQHPLQCVMEKK; translated from the coding sequence ATGCAGGATGATGAGCGGCGCAGCGGCGGTTCCGGGCGCGGCACCGCGGTGATCACCCGAACCAAGACGCGCACCCGCAAGCCCAGCCTGTATCGTGTGCTGATCCTGAACGACGACTATACCCCCATGGAGTTTGTGATCGTGGTGCTCGAGCGGTTCTTTCAGAAAGACCGCGAGACAGCCACGCGCATTATGCTTCATGTTCACAATCATGGTGTGGGCGAGTGTGGCGTCTACACTTTCGAGGTGGCCGAAACCAAAGTGGCGCAAGTCATGGATTTCGCCCGCCAGAACCAGCATCCGCTTCAATGCGTGATGGAAAAGAAGTGA
- a CDS encoding phasin family protein produces MSKNFEDLNAFAKDTLDNGLKAFAAFSKGAQAIAVETGEYTKKTLEDGASAFQGMLSAKSFEKAVEIQTSYAKTSYEALVAEATKLSGLYADLAKDAYKPFEGALAKVK; encoded by the coding sequence ATGAGCAAGAATTTTGAGGACCTCAATGCATTCGCCAAAGACACGCTGGACAACGGCTTGAAGGCGTTTGCGGCTTTCTCCAAGGGCGCGCAGGCCATCGCCGTCGAAACGGGCGAGTACACGAAAAAGACTCTGGAAGATGGTGCGTCGGCTTTCCAGGGGATGCTTTCGGCGAAATCGTTCGAAAAGGCCGTCGAAATCCAGACGTCCTATGCGAAGACTTCCTATGAGGCGCTCGTCGCGGAGGCCACCAAGCTCAGCGGCCTTTATGCCGATCTCGCCAAGGACGCTTACAAGCCGTTCGAGGGCGCGCTCGCCAAGGTAAAATAA
- a CDS encoding D-alanyl-D-alanine carboxypeptidase, translated as MVFAALVATSLLATSGSAAAASSKYAAIVVDARSGKVLYSANADSRRYPASLTKMMTLYLTFEALNSGKIRKNSPVAFSAQAAAQPPTKLGVKAGNSITVEQAIYALITRSANDAAMALAETLGGSQQRFAIMMTQKARSLGMRSTVFRNPNGLPDSGQFTTARDMATLGIALREHFPQYYSYFSVRSFTYGRQRIANHNKLLGRVRGVDGIKTGYTRASGFNLVSSVTDGNRRIVAVVMGGQSGPSRDKQMTQLIASYMPKATNRGGGALVARSNDKPSRALAAMMLPKTDIPTPNARPDLSNTNGGDQLAAMIEDSEPAASEISAQAYAEEPEAEGDTEPGAASATEAGRWVIQVASSPSAKEAQSILSRTRSAATVLADASSYTVPFVKDGTTYYRARFGGFESQVDASKACGALKRKKIPCYATQQD; from the coding sequence GTGGTTTTCGCGGCGTTGGTCGCAACCTCGCTTCTGGCAACATCAGGGTCGGCCGCAGCCGCGTCTTCGAAATACGCAGCTATCGTCGTCGACGCGAGGTCCGGCAAGGTCCTCTACTCCGCGAACGCCGATTCACGTCGCTACCCTGCGTCGCTCACGAAGATGATGACGCTCTACCTCACCTTCGAAGCGCTGAATTCCGGAAAGATTCGCAAGAACAGCCCGGTGGCCTTTTCCGCCCAGGCGGCGGCGCAGCCTCCGACAAAACTCGGCGTGAAGGCCGGCAACTCGATCACGGTCGAGCAGGCAATCTATGCCCTGATTACCCGGTCCGCCAATGATGCGGCCATGGCGCTTGCCGAAACGCTCGGCGGCTCTCAGCAGCGCTTTGCGATCATGATGACCCAAAAGGCGCGTTCGCTTGGCATGCGCAGCACCGTTTTCCGCAATCCGAACGGCCTGCCCGACAGCGGCCAGTTCACCACGGCACGTGACATGGCCACGCTGGGCATCGCGCTGCGCGAACATTTTCCGCAGTATTATTCGTATTTCTCGGTGCGGTCCTTCACCTATGGACGCCAGCGCATAGCCAACCACAACAAGCTGCTCGGGCGCGTTCGCGGCGTGGACGGCATCAAGACCGGCTATACCCGCGCTTCCGGTTTCAATCTGGTCTCCTCGGTTACGGACGGCAATCGCCGCATCGTTGCGGTCGTCATGGGAGGCCAGTCGGGCCCGTCCCGCGACAAGCAGATGACACAACTGATCGCATCCTACATGCCGAAGGCAACCAATCGCGGCGGCGGTGCGCTTGTTGCCCGCAGCAATGACAAGCCTTCGCGCGCGCTGGCCGCCATGATGCTGCCCAAGACGGACATCCCGACCCCGAACGCCCGGCCCGACCTGTCAAACACGAACGGCGGCGACCAGCTTGCCGCGATGATCGAGGACTCCGAACCTGCTGCAAGCGAAATCAGCGCGCAGGCCTATGCCGAAGAGCCTGAGGCCGAAGGCGACACCGAGCCGGGCGCCGCTTCCGCAACCGAGGCAGGCCGGTGGGTCATTCAGGTCGCTTCGTCGCCAAGTGCGAAGGAAGCGCAATCCATCCTTTCCCGGACGCGCAGCGCCGCGACCGTCCTTGCGGATGCATCGTCCTACACGGTGCCCTTCGTGAAGGACGGCACGACCTATTATCGCGCGCGATTCGGCGGTTTTGAATCGCAGGTTGACGCTTCGAAAGCGTGTGGGGCGCTGAAGCGCAAGAAGATCCCCTGCTATGCCACGCAGCAGGATTGA
- a CDS encoding DUF1489 family protein: MSLNLIKLCVGCDSVEDLEEWIAFRLDERRRAGEPAEQWHTTRMVPSRIQELVGEGSLYWVIKGNVQCRQQLLDIRPFVDGEGISRCHLVLEPKVHRTVWQPRRAFQGWRYLKPEDAPADLGKRERAVMEMPPKLRQELAELGLL, from the coding sequence ATGTCACTCAATCTCATAAAGCTTTGCGTCGGCTGCGACAGCGTCGAGGACCTTGAGGAATGGATCGCGTTCCGGCTCGATGAGCGCCGCCGTGCCGGTGAACCTGCGGAGCAATGGCACACCACGCGCATGGTGCCGAGCCGGATTCAGGAACTTGTGGGCGAGGGTTCGCTCTATTGGGTCATCAAGGGCAATGTCCAGTGCAGGCAGCAACTGCTCGACATCCGCCCGTTTGTCGATGGCGAGGGCATTTCGCGCTGCCATCTGGTGCTGGAGCCGAAGGTGCACAGGACTGTCTGGCAACCGCGCCGCGCCTTCCAGGGATGGCGTTACCTCAAGCCGGAAGATGCTCCCGCCGACCTCGGCAAGCGCGAGCGCGCGGTCATGGAAATGCCGCCCAAGCTGCGGCAGGAACTCGCCGAACTCGGCCTTTTGTAA
- a CDS encoding L-serine ammonia-lyase, whose amino-acid sequence MFLSVFDLYKIGIGPSSSHTMGPMTAGARFLDEILNGEWPRPRGVEIASLGASLHGSLAFTGIGHGTDRAVVLGLAGLTPTTVDPDTADEIIERISREKRVTPQGHPTYRFDPAKDLVLDKKTPLPGHANGMQFYAYDADERLLLKRVYYSIGGGFVVSDEELQRMKARGPEKPSRKVPYPFASAKEMLSMAAKSGLSIAEMKRANEEVFVTRDELDEGLDAIWLAMKGCIERGLTKDGIMPGGLKVRRRARQLHDKLQDDWQRNRPNPLLANDWLSIYAMAVNEENAAGGRVVTAPTNGAAGVVPSVLRYWLHFHPEADQSSIRDFLLASAAIGGIIKTNASISGAEVGCQGEVGSASAMAAAGLCAVMGGTPEQVENAAEIALEHHLGMTCDPVGGLVQVPCIERNALGAVKAVTAASLAIKGDGTHFVPLDAAIETMRQTGLDMSEKYKETSQGGLAVNVVEC is encoded by the coding sequence TTGTTTCTCTCGGTTTTCGATCTTTATAAAATCGGTATTGGTCCATCGAGTTCCCACACGATGGGACCGATGACTGCGGGTGCGCGATTCCTCGATGAAATATTGAACGGAGAATGGCCGCGTCCGCGCGGTGTCGAGATCGCCTCGCTTGGCGCGAGCCTGCACGGCTCGCTGGCCTTCACAGGCATCGGGCACGGAACCGACCGCGCCGTGGTGCTTGGATTGGCAGGACTGACGCCGACGACTGTGGACCCCGACACGGCGGACGAGATCATCGAGCGCATCTCGCGCGAAAAGCGCGTCACGCCGCAGGGACATCCGACCTATCGATTCGATCCGGCCAAGGACCTCGTCCTGGACAAGAAAACGCCGCTGCCGGGCCATGCCAACGGCATGCAGTTCTACGCCTACGATGCCGACGAGCGGCTGTTGCTCAAGCGGGTCTATTACTCGATTGGCGGAGGGTTCGTCGTTTCAGACGAGGAATTGCAGCGCATGAAAGCACGAGGGCCGGAAAAGCCATCCCGCAAGGTGCCGTATCCCTTTGCATCTGCGAAGGAGATGCTCTCCATGGCGGCGAAGAGCGGCCTTTCAATTGCCGAAATGAAACGCGCCAACGAGGAGGTATTCGTGACGCGTGACGAACTGGATGAGGGGCTCGACGCCATCTGGTTGGCGATGAAGGGGTGCATCGAACGCGGCCTGACAAAGGATGGCATCATGCCGGGCGGGCTGAAGGTTCGCCGCCGTGCGCGCCAGCTCCACGACAAGCTCCAGGACGACTGGCAGCGCAACAGGCCGAATCCGCTGCTCGCCAATGATTGGCTTTCGATCTACGCGATGGCGGTGAATGAGGAGAACGCCGCGGGTGGGCGCGTCGTCACGGCGCCCACGAACGGCGCGGCGGGTGTCGTTCCGTCGGTGCTGCGCTACTGGCTGCATTTCCACCCCGAGGCGGACCAGTCGAGCATTCGCGATTTCCTGCTTGCCTCGGCCGCAATCGGCGGGATCATCAAGACCAATGCTTCGATTTCGGGCGCGGAGGTCGGGTGCCAGGGAGAGGTGGGGTCTGCTTCGGCAATGGCCGCCGCCGGCTTGTGCGCGGTGATGGGTGGCACGCCGGAGCAGGTGGAAAACGCTGCCGAGATCGCGCTGGAGCACCATCTCGGCATGACCTGCGATCCCGTCGGCGGACTGGTGCAGGTGCCGTGCATCGAGCGCAATGCGCTGGGCGCGGTCAAGGCGGTGACGGCCGCCTCGCTTGCCATCAAGGGTGACGGAACGCATTTCGTGCCACTGGATGCGGCGATTGAGACGATGCGCCAGACGGGGCTCGACATGAGTGAAAAGTACAAGGAAACAAGTCAGGGTGGACTGGCGGTCAACGTTGTCGAATGTTGA
- the gatA gene encoding Asp-tRNA(Asn)/Glu-tRNA(Gln) amidotransferase subunit GatA has protein sequence MTDLTRFTISEAREKLKAREFSALELTDAYLAAIDAANGALNAYVAVTHDRARDMAKVSDARLAKGEGGALEGIPLGIKDLFATEGVHTQACSHVLDGFKPRYDSTVTANLWADGAVMLGKLNMDEFAMGSSNETSYYGPVVNPWRASGSNAQLVPGGSSGGSAAAVSAFLCAAATATDTGGSIRQPAALTGTVGIKPTYGRVSRWGVVAFASSLDQAGPIARDVRDAAIMLRSMASVDDKDTTSVDRPVPDYEAALGKSVKGMKVGIPREYRMDGMPQEIEALWQKGIAWLREAGAEIVDISLPHTKYALPAYYIVAPAEASSNLARYDGVRFGLRVPGRDIIEMYENTRAAGFGREVKRRIMIGTYVLSAGYYDAYYLQAQKVRTLIKRDFETVFADGVDVILTPATPSAAFGVADQDMNSDPVKMYLNDVFTVTVNMAGLPGIAVPAGVDGRGLPLGLQLIGRPFDEETLFQAAYVVEQAAGRFQPQKWW, from the coding sequence ATGACCGACCTGACGAGATTCACGATTTCCGAGGCGCGCGAAAAGCTGAAGGCGCGCGAATTCAGCGCGCTTGAGTTAACCGACGCCTATCTGGCCGCAATCGACGCGGCCAACGGCGCGCTCAACGCCTATGTCGCGGTGACGCATGACAGGGCGCGTGACATGGCGAAGGTGTCGGACGCGCGCCTTGCCAAGGGCGAGGGCGGGGCTCTGGAAGGCATTCCGCTCGGCATCAAGGACCTGTTCGCGACGGAAGGTGTGCACACGCAGGCGTGCAGCCATGTGCTCGATGGCTTCAAACCGCGCTATGATTCCACCGTCACCGCGAATCTGTGGGCTGACGGCGCGGTGATGCTCGGCAAGCTCAACATGGACGAGTTCGCCATGGGTTCGTCCAACGAAACCTCCTATTACGGCCCGGTGGTCAATCCGTGGCGCGCTTCGGGCAGCAATGCGCAGCTCGTTCCGGGCGGCTCGTCGGGCGGCTCGGCGGCGGCGGTGTCTGCCTTCCTGTGCGCGGCGGCGACCGCGACGGATACGGGCGGCTCGATCCGCCAGCCCGCGGCGCTGACCGGCACGGTCGGCATCAAGCCGACCTATGGGCGCGTTTCCCGCTGGGGGGTCGTCGCCTTCGCGTCCTCGCTCGACCAGGCGGGGCCGATTGCGCGCGACGTTCGCGATGCCGCGATCATGCTCCGCTCGATGGCGTCGGTCGATGACAAGGACACCACGTCCGTGGACCGTCCGGTGCCGGACTACGAGGCCGCGCTCGGCAAGTCTGTGAAGGGCATGAAGGTCGGCATTCCGAGGGAATACCGGATGGACGGCATGCCGCAGGAGATCGAGGCGCTTTGGCAAAAGGGCATCGCATGGCTGCGCGAAGCGGGCGCGGAGATCGTCGACATCTCCCTGCCTCACACGAAATATGCGCTGCCGGCCTATTATATCGTCGCGCCTGCCGAGGCGTCGTCGAACCTCGCGCGCTATGACGGCGTGCGCTTTGGCCTGCGCGTTCCGGGCCGGGACATCATTGAGATGTACGAGAACACGCGCGCCGCAGGTTTTGGCCGTGAGGTCAAGCGCCGCATCATGATCGGCACCTATGTGCTCTCTGCGGGCTATTATGACGCCTACTATCTCCAGGCCCAGAAAGTGCGGACGCTCATCAAGCGCGATTTCGAGACCGTGTTCGCTGATGGCGTGGACGTGATTCTGACGCCTGCCACTCCGTCGGCGGCCTTCGGCGTTGCGGATCAGGACATGAACAGCGATCCCGTCAAAATGTATCTCAACGACGTGTTCACGGTGACGGTCAACATGGCGGGCCTGCCGGGCATTGCCGTGCCTGCCGGTGTCGATGGCCGCGGCCTGCCGCTGGGACTCCAGTTGATCGGTCGGCCATTTGACGAGGAAACCCTGTTCCAGGCCGCGTATGTGGTGGAGCAGGCTGCCGGCCGCTTCCAGCCTCAAAAGTGGTGGTAG
- a CDS encoding GNAT family N-acetyltransferase, translated as MTVTIAAETPLQDDVRRMVAELNDYLIPLTPREFQFQLTVEQMAEPGVTVFVARDEEGQPLGMGSLKDHGDGLGEVKRMYTFPQVRGARIGARLLEHIEEAARGKSIGRLVLETGEAPGFEPAWRVYERGGFSVCGAVLDYPDSGFSRFYEKILA; from the coding sequence ATGACCGTCACCATTGCCGCCGAAACGCCTTTGCAGGACGATGTGCGCCGCATGGTCGCGGAGTTGAACGACTATCTGATTCCGCTCACGCCGCGCGAGTTCCAGTTCCAGCTTACGGTCGAGCAGATGGCCGAGCCGGGCGTCACGGTGTTCGTGGCGCGAGACGAAGAAGGCCAGCCGCTCGGAATGGGTTCGCTCAAGGACCACGGTGATGGTCTGGGCGAGGTGAAGCGCATGTACACCTTTCCACAGGTGCGCGGCGCGCGGATCGGCGCACGGCTGCTCGAACACATCGAAGAGGCGGCGCGCGGCAAATCCATTGGCAGGCTGGTGCTGGAAACGGGCGAGGCGCCGGGCTTCGAGCCGGCCTGGCGCGTCTATGAGCGCGGCGGCTTTTCGGTTTGCGGCGCCGTTCTCGACTATCCGGACTCCGGCTTTTCCCGATTTTACGAAAAGATACTTGCATGA
- the gatC gene encoding Asp-tRNA(Asn)/Glu-tRNA(Gln) amidotransferase subunit GatC yields MSVDIATVKRVARLARIAVSEEDAERMTGELNTILGFVEQLNEVDVSGVEPMTSVTPMAMKKRQDVVTDGNKAADIVANAPATEENFFLVPKVVE; encoded by the coding sequence ATGTCAGTGGATATCGCAACCGTAAAGCGCGTCGCGCGTCTTGCCCGCATCGCCGTGAGCGAGGAGGACGCCGAACGCATGACCGGCGAACTGAACACGATCCTCGGATTTGTGGAACAGCTCAACGAGGTGGATGTCAGCGGCGTAGAGCCGATGACTTCTGTGACGCCGATGGCCATGAAGAAGCGGCAGGATGTGGTGACCGATGGCAACAAGGCCGCCGACATCGTCGCGAATGCGCCTGCCACCGAGGAGAATTTCTTCCTCGTTCCGAAGGTTGTCGAGTAG
- a CDS encoding metal-dependent hydrolase, whose amino-acid sequence MKITWYGQSAFRVEAAGKAILIDPFLENPLWSGGWEKPAEGITHVLLTHGHNDHVGNTLDILKKTGAQLVANFEICMFLVGQGADSSRINPGNTGGTVDCGGFTTTFVQALHSSSFSTGDGSNTYLGNPLGLVLHFPEDKTLYHMGDTDIFGDMALINELHEPAIGIVPIGDRFTMGGAVAALACRRYFNFETVIPCHYLTFPMLDQTPDKFVEGLDGTGTKVLVPKIGEAFSL is encoded by the coding sequence ATGAAGATCACCTGGTATGGGCAGTCGGCCTTTCGCGTCGAGGCTGCGGGAAAGGCGATATTGATCGATCCGTTCCTTGAAAATCCGCTCTGGTCGGGCGGCTGGGAGAAACCGGCGGAAGGCATAACCCATGTGCTGTTGACCCATGGCCACAACGATCATGTCGGCAATACGCTCGATATTCTGAAGAAGACCGGCGCCCAACTGGTCGCCAATTTCGAGATCTGCATGTTCCTTGTCGGGCAGGGCGCTGATTCTTCGCGGATCAATCCGGGTAACACCGGCGGCACGGTGGATTGCGGCGGGTTCACGACGACCTTCGTCCAGGCGCTGCACTCGTCATCCTTCAGCACCGGCGACGGCTCGAACACCTATCTGGGAAATCCTCTCGGCCTCGTGCTCCATTTCCCCGAAGACAAGACGCTGTACCATATGGGCGATACTGATATTTTCGGCGACATGGCGCTCATCAACGAACTGCACGAGCCCGCCATCGGCATCGTTCCCATCGGCGACCGCTTCACCATGGGAGGTGCGGTGGCCGCACTGGCCTGCCGACGCTATTTCAACTTCGAGACGGTCATACCCTGTCACTATTTGACCTTTCCGATGCTGGACCAGACACCGGACAAGTTTGTCGAGGGGCTGGACGGGACCGGCACGAAGGTTCTGGTGCCGAAAATCGGAGAAGCTTTCTCTCTCTAG
- the ruvX gene encoding Holliday junction resolvase RuvX → MAVVNIDDLPPLLLSGKVLAGLDLGEKTIGLAISDRGLSFAHPRPVILRKKFTRDADTLIAALKAENVAAAVIGLPLNMDGTEGPRAQATRAFVRNMDRLTELPFAYWDERLSTVAAERSLIEMDVSRRKRDQRIDSAAAAFILQGVLDRLRSAQR, encoded by the coding sequence ATGGCCGTTGTCAACATCGACGATCTTCCGCCGCTCCTGCTTTCCGGCAAGGTGCTGGCCGGCCTCGACCTCGGCGAAAAGACCATCGGGCTGGCCATATCCGACCGCGGCCTCTCCTTCGCGCATCCAAGGCCGGTCATACTGCGGAAGAAATTCACGCGCGACGCCGATACGCTGATCGCAGCGCTGAAGGCGGAAAATGTCGCGGCGGCGGTGATTGGTCTGCCGCTCAACATGGACGGAACGGAAGGGCCGCGCGCGCAGGCGACCCGCGCATTCGTGCGCAATATGGACCGCCTGACCGAACTTCCTTTTGCCTATTGGGACGAGCGTCTGTCGACCGTCGCGGCCGAGCGAAGTCTGATCGAGATGGATGTTTCGCGCAGGAAACGGGACCAACGGATCGATTCCGCCGCCGCCGCCTTCATCCTCCAGGGTGTGCTGGATCGGCTGCGCTCTGCACAGCGATAG
- a CDS encoding DUF6105 family protein, with product MKYVFFAWAIPMGAFWGWYFVSYNSLFGDYFMLSRSGNELVFNIYGQILGMDPAVIPWMVGKACILDTLLIAAIWAFRRRREIGAWWRARRERLADAPIAVQSAADPAHPGG from the coding sequence ATGAAATATGTGTTCTTTGCCTGGGCGATCCCCATGGGCGCCTTCTGGGGCTGGTACTTCGTTTCGTACAACAGCCTGTTCGGCGACTACTTCATGCTTTCGCGTTCCGGCAACGAGCTGGTGTTCAACATTTACGGCCAGATCCTGGGCATGGACCCCGCCGTCATTCCGTGGATGGTGGGCAAGGCGTGCATTCTTGACACGCTGTTGATCGCCGCGATCTGGGCATTCCGCCGACGCCGCGAAATCGGCGCATGGTGGCGGGCGCGCAGAGAACGGCTGGCTGACGCGCCTATCGCTGTGCAGAGCGCAGCCGATCCAGCACACCCTGGAGGATGA